TTTGACATTATTCCTACTCACTCTAAAGTAGGGCCTGACTGATACACATTTTTTGAGGCCGATTCCAAtgtttggcacaaaaaaaatacagataaccTAATCGgttgattaatttaaaaaatatataatgaataaaataacttattttttgGTCCCGTAACacttacaacaacaaagatatgaattacagcCAGAAcagtttactgttttacaatactttgtcctttagtatttgtttaactttacaacagagaggaattttcaagtacaaaaacatgcaacaaagcattaaatctctgggaaattatattaccttaaaaaaatgagtcagtctataaatgagttatgaaatacatcttttcttgtactttttaaatatataatggtaACAAATAGTTCGACACTAATGTTCCTCCAATACAACACGCACAGCGAGTTGCTCTTACAGCCTGTGTCACATTATAGTActttctgacaaagtaaaactaagagtgacatCATGACGGTTGcagaagacagacagtaatgttcATCATTTTATCTGAATAAATGCCCTCCCCTCTGCGTTCACATCCTCCTCCTTAAATGCGCCTAAACAGCAGCTGATGGAGTGATGAACGCTCGTTTTGTACTCTCAAATATTTTGTACACTTACGTTATTTCTGCAGTTACTTACTGACTTTTAAGCTGTTAGCTGACGCTATGCTAGGTTGGCATAATTACAGCGATGTTATTGCTAGCATAAACAGACAGGGAGCAACTGAATCTACGTTAGCACAACTTTAGCGACGTAAATGAAAAGCATGACCGACGCAACGAAGCAAGCGTCCGTTGTCAGGACACATGGCAAAGAGAGTTAAACTGGAATGGTGTGCAACTCCGACACTTAAcggcatttactgttttatgagaaattaagaatatatcagCATTTAATTGGCAAAACTCACGCCGACGacgattattttgaaaagggctgtAATCGACCAATTTAATCGGCTGGCCGATAAATCAGTCGGACCCTACTCTAAAGCAGTGTCTGATTATTCCAATTAATCTTTGTAATCGCTTGAATCGTAAGCTATCAAACACCAGCGTCATCCAGTATCCATTAGCACTACTGTGTTACGGTTGTTGCATTAGTGCATGTGGGTTGTATACTTAATAGTGACAAACTGCACCACACAGTAAATGTCGGTGGATAGAAAGATACAGGtaaatagatgcaaacaaaatCCAATAAAAGAAGACCCCGCTATTAGACTTCCTGCCTCGTCATGTTTTCAGCTCATTACTAGTATAGATGTCAGCTTTGCGCCCTGCGTTTtcagattttgaaatgttttcagtAAAGCAGTCAGGAGGTGACACCGGTTACTGTGTGTCTTGGCTGTCCCACATTCACTAGCTGTATCCAATTTTTGACCAGCTAGAAAACATTGTTAGCCGTTGTGCTTTAACTTCTTCCACTGCATGAACAGCGCTGTTCGTTTTCAATAACTAtccctctttgtttttttttttttcctcagataATCTTCATGGTTGGACGCGGTTACTTGTCTCCAGACCTCAGTAAGCTGTATAGTACCTCGCCTAAGTCAATGAAAAGGCTGATTATCGACTGCCTGAAGTTCAAGCGTGACGAGAGGCCCCTGTTTCCACAGGTCAGTAAGGTTTTCATTACTGCTGTATTAAAAGATACTAAAGGAACATAGTGGTTTGCACTGCCACAGTGTTTTATCTGATACCAACCACCACTGGAGGGCGACAAAATCAAACATCATTAACTCTTGCACAAGGTAGCAGGTTacgtatgtgtatatatatactacCAGTCATAAGTTTGGACTTTCTCCTTCAGTGgttttatttaactattttatacattgtagattaatactgaggatgtcaaaagtataaaataatacatctggaattatgttgtaaacaacaaagtgttaatcttcagtattaatctacaatgtagaaaataatacaaatatataaaaagcaTTGCATGAGAaggagtttgtgtgtgtgtgatggtgatGTATTAGTCTTCAGCTGTCTTTGCTTTCTGAAATTTCATTTGTTCTCTTAAAAGGTTATGGAAATGAAGTTATGATGTCCGTTCCACGCAACGGAACTCCTGAAAAGAAATATATTTGTTGTCAGACCAGTTGAATAACACCCATATGTGAACTGTGGGAAGTGTCTTTATGAACATGCTTCTTAATTCTTGGTATAAACGGTTTTCCTACCATTGGTTTGTCCTTCATTAGATCCTGGTAGCCATTGAGCAGGTGCAAGACCTGCTGCCAAAAATTGAGCGGAGCCGCTCAGAGCCGTCGCTGCACCGGGCCGTCCATGCTGAGGACCTGAACCCCCTCCTGTTCCACACCACCAGGCTAATGCCCCTCTAAGCTCCCTGCAGCACCGAGCGGAGAGGCTGTCACCTTGTCCAGAACCACAGCATTCCTGTGCCTCAGAGAGGCCACAGCTGGCTGCCCTGACAGGCCAAGTCCCAAAACTAACTCTCCAGCAAAGCTCAGTAACAAACTGTAGAAATAACTTTAACGTGTTTCTTAGTCTAATAGTGAGCCTTCTTTCCCTTTACAAAGACCTGACCACCAGGGGAAAGAAGGGTATCTAGatgcatgttaaaatgtctgacATCAGGCCAACTGAGGAAATCCATTGAACAGGTTGACTTGCATTTGACAATCTGACCTACTGGGAGGCAAACGTCATACTAAAAACATCTAGCGGCTGTTtatagaaaaatctgaaaaccaCATGATGTGCACATGCACTGCAGAATTATTGTTTCCCATTTTCAGGAGTAAAATAGTCTTATTCAGACCCTTTAGGTGCGCTGTGATTATAgccaaaaatgtaaatcatttcAACAGCCATGAAGCTGGGCTGCTGGTGCAGGTCACTGATCAGCTTCCATCTTAAAACGCTCAGCTGTCATGTGGCCCTTTCAGTGTAATGCAGCACTAGTGTGACTGGAGGCCTGAGATGTGAAGCTAGTGATGTGAATGCAAATGGAACGCCTGCTTTAGAAGGTTTTTGTTAAAGACTGGACATTTTGTCTCATTGGGGACTTTTGCAGATATTTCCACACCACTGTAACAAACCTACAGGAGCAGGCAGAGGAGGTGAAAGTCAGACTTTAAAAGGCCTACAATAGCAACAGGCACCTTGAGACACGGAACTTTGCAAAGAGGTCTAGTGAAAAATCACCGTGTATGAAAGTTACCTTGCTGAAGCTCTCTGACCACTGAGTGTAGCAGTGAAAGTCTGACAGAGACAAACAGGTCTGTCAAATCACTTTGGAAAAACTCAATCATTAGGGTACATATCCTCAAGTAGTCACTCAGTTGTCTTTGGAATCACAACATGTATCTGGGGACAAAGGTCCCAGTAATGGTGCAGTAAACTCAGAATTATCTAATGGCCAAATGAGCAGCTAACTCAGCAGGGCCTGGCAACATTGACTATAGATCCAAATCAAAATATTTTAGCAACACTCTGCTGTTTGGGGGGTAGAGAGGCATTTATATTACTTAATCCTTTATTTAGTCTTAAAATCTTATCGATTAGGAATAGCGCAACTGATTTCACTGACTTAGCACTTAAAAAACAGAATACTGCCCCATCATTCTGTTTCTTAAGCTATTGTCACGTCATTTCTAGCTTACTCTATTCCACTGGACAGATCTGTTTGGCCCAGGAgtttttcagtaaaaacaagTTCACCTTGatattcatttcttgttttttcccaGCAGAGAATCCCAACATATTTTCAAGACTATTCCAGACTGATTCAGTACAGTTATTACTAGTGTGTCATCTTTATTGGTCTAGCCCTAATACACAGTGGATACACAGGAATACATTTCCATGCTGATGCAGTCACCTTACAGCTGTCAACAAAGCACAGCCTCAAGAACCAGAAACATAAAACTCTCTAGATGTTTTTAGTCTGATTCCGTTCCTAGTTTCATTAGAACATCATCAGATTCCAGATAGATGgtttttcttcctgttgtcAACACACTGCTGGCCATGCATTAATACTGTAGTAACACTGAGTAATTTGGCTGATTAGCTGCTCTGATTTGGACTTGGGTAGATGTGAGAAGTGTttaatgttctgtaaaaaaatgagGTGTGTGTCAAATGAAACGGGCTGTAAGTGTCCCGACTGAAGACAGAGGTGTTCCAGCTGCCAGCCTCTCTTTCATATTTCTGTCTCTCACAAGTCGTGCgaacagtttttttcttaaaggcACAGATGGTGACGCTCTCCGTTATACACGGGAAAGGAgatgaaataattaatgaaatagAGGTCCAAACCCTGCCTGAGGTCATGGCTGTACACTGTAGGGTTACTCTCAGATAAGAAGACAGTTGGAACCATTCGTCTGttgaaaagtaaaaatctgGTGGCGTTTTTTCCAGGTAGAGTTGGAGAATGTGCAGGCACTTTCACCTTGTGTTagcatgttttttgacactttaatAGTAGTCAGTGTGTAGAACAACCTTGTATCACTATAACACAGTGGAACGTCTCTCTGCCTGTGTGCTGTACATTgaaatcagtgtttctgttctgAGGCTGGGCGACCTGTTGATCATGGTGCTCAGTGTGATTGATCGGTAGGTCTGTAGCTACTTCCTGTTTTCTTCATGGTAGACAATAGTTTCAGTAAAGCAGAAACTGGTGTTtattttgaggtattttctTCAGGATTGCATTTGGCCCTGTAGACACATTTCCAGCAGTTGTGGATGTATAATAACTCTGGTTAAAACAAGCTGCCTTACACAACTGTTGGTTGTGGTTAAAGTAAAATCTACAGCAGCAGGAACCCTTCCTTAGTAATAACTGTGGATCTGTAGTGTGGTGTCACAGCTGTAGAGGTATGAAAGGACTTCAAGCTTCAGTGTATGttgctgtgctttttttttttacaggcagTCATTTGTGAAACACTTTTGTTTTAAGAAGACTGAGCCTCTTCACGGTTTATAAAAATAATCCCATGCAGCGTAGATCTATCAGAAGTGGTAGTGCTGGTCTGTCTTTCCTGAAGCACACTCAGCTGCTTTTCCTGTTGGCCGGTGTGAAACCGGTTTGAACTATAGGCTGCGTTCACATTAGCACCTCTGATGCCAACGTTCACAATCCCAGATATAATCTGATTTCTGCTTCTCAGGTTTGACACGATTTTTAGATACAAATATAAGCCATAATTGTTGTATCATGTAGTTTTGAAGGGATGCTCTACAGGGCCTTCAGCCTCTTCCTCTACAAAGCAGCTGACAGTGAGAGTCATAGAGTCACACCTGATAGACAGATGGTAATCACACTCCTGTGGATAGCACACGGCATCACTAGCTTTCCATCCAGCTACAGTCTGAATGAAAATGGTTGATTGTGGGAAACCAAGGCATCCGTAGAAATGGATGTTTGTTTAATGGATGACGCTCTCTGTGGTTCAGCTACGCTTGGATCCGTTCAGACTTATCCCAACACTTTCTATGTTTGATGTTTGACCTCAGTCTGGCAGGAACAAACAATCTCATCACAAAGATCCACTGAGGCGCTACTCTGGACTCATAGGACTGTCACTTTTTCCAATATGGAATTTTGAACTAATTCAAGCACAATCTATATCAGCTTCAGGACAGACGATGCTGAAGGTGATATAGATGTTCTGTCATCTTGTCTTATAACTGGGTACCATACAAATCTTACTATCCTACCAGTAAAGAcctttttttgtggtttggtGTGAAGAAGTAGGCCATCAGATGAGGTACAGTTGACGTCCACTTGTTTCTGGTGCCTTCACTGCTTCCTTTGGGTGGCAAGTGAACAGTTTTCTCCCAACTGTCATCTTCCTCCTTTATTGTCTTTATTCCTCATAAAAAGTGACAGTCCTAGCCCCTGAATGAGCTTGTGATGAGCTTGTTTTCTCATCTGATTAAGGTTAAATTGCTTAGTGTTTGGCTTCTGGCCGTGGTATCTCCAGAAACTCCATCAGACCCATGTGGCTGTAGGCCCATGCACAGCGAACACAGCCCTCTTTGGCTTCATTTCAGCTACCAAGTGAAGAAAGAGCAACTCACCTCTCAATCTTCTCCGTTGTTTCCCAGCCAGAGCCGTCACACAGACctttttttgaaacatttccACCAATTCAGTGAGATCAGTGCTGGCTGTTGTAAGTGGTGATCTTGGAGGTGTTAGCATGACGGTAGCAATGGGTCTTATGGTTTTTATTAATGGACTAGCAGCAGCTGTGGGGGTGTTGGTGGTGTTGTGGCCATGCTTCTCTGTATACTGTATGTGATGTGACTGAACATTAAGCAGAGTAGATCTTAACGTCTGTGTCGGTCACTAGTGAACTGACTGCAGATTGAACCAtgatattttaatgttgtgaaacTAGGGGCTGGGTACCCTAACTGTTCTTACTTATTCCAGTTTTGTGGGTGGGCCGTGGTTGGGGGAGGGGGCACTGGGTGGTAGTTTGTTAACCAGGGTTGGGGAAGATTTGTTTCcgtctttcttttatttattgatttccaTGCAGAAGCTCTCATCTGCGACTGCGACTCTTTGGGATGGATTAAATGTTTACCGAGAACGCTTCGGTCTTTGAAACGTTCATGTCGTTGCCAGGCGCTCTCTTTCCAGTAAGAATGTTCTTTTAGGCATGGTACTGTCTGCTCTTCCAAATAACTTTAATCTGACACCGTCTGCTGCAGGGCATTTGTAATGACTGTTCTTTGAAACATCCTGAGCACAAACTAGTTATCCAGCATGTTAGGGGTTCACTACATTAGCATTTCTTAATAGCAACActtaaaacaactgtaaaattaACTTATGTGGTGGGTGGCGTGTTTAAAATTGAGCCTGTCCAGTGATATTTGAGTGTAACTTAAGTATTTAAATGGCCTAAGGCTGCTGAATGAAATCTTTTCTAAATGAGCTGCTTTTTGTAACCTTTCAGCGGTAGCAGCAACtgaatgtcttttctttttttgttcttttttttttttttaatccatgaTGTAAGATCAGGAGTGCTTTACAATAATGTAACACCGGGTTTCTTGTGAATCAATGTAAAAAGTGCATCACCACTCAGAGGACCCACTGTCCTGGAGGACTTTTCCCTGTTAGGAAAGAAATTTGAATCAGTTTTGCATAGGTGTGGTGTCTCCCAAAGATAACTGTGTTCATCTGATATCTAATGGAGGAGGAAACAATTGCCACACTTCATGGAAACCCCTGTTAAAACGGACCCCAACAGCTTCACCACACATGCAAGAGGCTGCGCAGCCTCTGGAGACCTGCAGGGGCGCCAGAGGGGGGAATCCAGACTTAACACAGCTGTTTGTTTCACAGAAGAAGAGAGTGAGCGAGCTGTATCAGAGTagtttctttatcttttttgtcttttcatatcTGTAGGTGAATTGCAATACTTGTGTCTATAGTTTCTGAGGTGTCAGGGGTGTTCAGTTTGCAATAAATGGTATATTCTGCTGTGtacagttacattttttttaattacaaaaattgtacttgtttctattttttgtgtgatggtttcaaaaagaacaaaattattttaaagtgtAAAGGAAATCttagtatttttttagttttttgtcttaaaCTATTGATGCAGgatttattctttaaataaataaattcatctgtgttactttttgttttcaactttctgtgcagtatgactcAGTTACTGCAGGTAAATATGTTGTGAGATATTGACCTGTCAGTTTCTCAACACAACTTATTTCCCAAGTTGTTTAAAAAGTTGGTTCAGTTACCCTCATTTATATCGAAAGTTACTGAGCAAAAAACACCTTGCAGCCTTTAAAATCGTGAGGTTTAGTGCAGCACAAGTGTCAAACGTTTAGCGGAACTGACGGGTGAGCAGGATTAAAAGAGGAAGTGGTTATTTTTAAGGCTCCACCACAGATCAGTCAACTGCAAGccagagacaggaaatgtaCACACTCTGAAGGGTGCTAAAATGAGTTATAGAATGCCATGTTCAGGCTGTAAACAATACTTTATTGGTGTATTTTCAGATACGTTGTCAGTAAACGGTCTGTGAAAGCTTGTTCCAGTAGATGGGCAGTATTTTTAAACAAACGActgcttttcaaaaatgttctAAAGTAGAAACCGTGCAGAGACATTCAGAAAAACTTGGCAACAAGGAAGTCATGTACAGAACCCATGATCATGTCACATGACTGAAATAGCGTTATACAAAGCTAGAGCTTACTGCTACAGAAGGCCAAAGTAGCCACaaatgaaatacatttaaaaaccttttttttcaggAGCATGAAAAAATttgagcacaaaaaaaaaaactcgtaTCATAAAGACAAAGATGATATTGTCGTGTCTGGAAATATCTTCAGATCTAAAGGTATTTTAAAAAGCCTTTTTTGTCctgcttgtgatttttttttaaaaaaatgacataactACAATGACACTagagatgaaaaaacaaaccaaaagacaTATATATAGTTTGTGGTAATGATGTCTATAACTTGTAGCCCAGTCCAGATCGACTAATGTGGCAGAAGAGTGTCATGGCGAAACACATTCCCAAGACCTGTAAACAAAGGAGATCAAATAAATTAGACAACCTTCATGCCTGACGTTTGTCTCTTTAAGGAGCATGGACACATCCTCAGAGCTGTCCCTCCATTAGAATGAGCGTTTGTGGAAAATAAGTCCAAattacaacagttttttttttttttttttttaacattttcaagcataaaaatgtaaacttagGATGTGGAAACCGTACGGCTCATGCCAGAACTGGAGGAcgcatcaaatttcaaataatccatgtagaaaatactaaaacatgcagttgttgtgtaaatgtacttatcctgagaccaaatcaaaaagaaaaaaaagtaggagaaaagaatgtttgaaaaataccaaataagtctggagttccccctaaaatgttatttttctcttgtcccgccccctgatgaccaaactgaatctctaataaaacagaatgaatatttatatctttttttggttttattttttcactgatgtctctgtaattgtggCAACATTTTtataatcaacataatattttaaataattattttacatggGACGTGTCCCACAAtatgttagcagaacctgtaGATGACGTTTTTGaccttttgtgtctcgtttttgtcattttgtgtcttgtttttgtcattttgttttgtttttgtcttttgtgtctcgtttctgtcattttgtgtcttgtttttgttattttgtgtcccattgctgtcattttgtgctttgtttttgttgtttacatcctaaaacagttttcctaaagaatggggagagcaaagctatgtcctctcttctattttccatattttcatcccattgtcagccttgattgaatgtctcactccacctcatattatcaggatcagactaattcttttgactgttttccatcagtcagtttgtcctcttggtcagcagtaacagcagctaaatatctagcttctactgctgagaaaaagctaacattagcatggattagcaaccctgttactgtgattagagtagggttagcaaacaacacagaaaacatggaataaaaatgctaccattgatgtggaagctgagctaatcaagcctttgatagtctattacctattattgatcaatatgaagcagaaaactgtaaaagagaaggtttatttttcaaacaagcccaaatgtcctccagttctagAATGAGCCTtatgtaaattatttctcagtgtcTACTGATCTTTTGAGGTAATTAAACAGTTTTATAGTAAAAACTAAGAAGTGTGGTTGGAAAATCTTTAAAGTTGAGGAAACTTGGAgtattaaagctgcatttattgatttgtttctgttgtttttgatcACTTGAATCCAGACAgacaagttaaaaacaaactacTGATGGATTGACTTTGTCTGAGATCCATATTTACCAGAGAGTGCTCCATACATTTGGTATCCCAACAATGTCCCACAagaaatttcacattttgctagaaaagtaaaaaagatTTATCCAAAATTTTCATTGACTGCTCATTATCACTATTTTATTCCATAGGGTGTTGTTCAATAAAATCAGGAGACTAAccaccctaaaaaaaaaaaatccatgattTCCTCCTAACTTTGCTGTTTCAACATAATGAGGAAATTGAGTCGGAATAATTATCAAGTTAGCCCAAATCTAGTGAGAGCAGCTGTGGCATCACAGGTAAATTGCTTTCACAGGCAGCGGTATTCTAACACGTCCACCATCAGCTTACCTCGATGATGCAGAGAACAATGACAGAAATGCCGGTAAATAGGAAATTCTCCTCAAAGAAAGTCTTCAGTGTTTCCAGACAACCCTGCAAACAGAGCATCCATCTGAGGTTAGCTGTagttaacatttaaatgcaataaaaaagatCTGACCTCTTGACTTCTACAGCGTCTAATGTGGTCATAGGTAACGGTGTGTCTACCTTTTCAAAGTACACATGGTTTGGAGAGTTACAGTCACTCTGGCAGCAGGAACGAGGCACATGACTTCCCCAGTCCGTCGCATTATTGACCCCGCAGCACTTAAGCTGAAACAAGTCATTGggagaaaacaatgaatatCCAGAAGCCGTGTTTCACTTATATGAACTGTCACTGTTTCTGATGCTCCCACCGTCTCCTGAACCAGGTCCCAGTCACTCATTGCTGTTGAGTTTCCTGCTTTTGCTTCTTCCAAACCCTCGTTGAGACCTTTTTGCACCATTTTAGCAATCTAA
Above is a genomic segment from Amphiprion ocellaris isolate individual 3 ecotype Okinawa chromosome 6, ASM2253959v1, whole genome shotgun sequence containing:
- the zgc:64051 gene encoding leukocyte surface antigen CD53 gives rise to the protein MAQRCLKCLKYTMCAANFLCFMCGVAVLGFGVYMMVNFKLAALTPKLINFNIANMLLISGIIITCVSFLGFLGALKENRCLLLTFFLLLFLLMLVELSAACLMLLYEEEIAKMVQKGLNEGLEEAKAGNSTAMSDWDLVQETLKCCGVNNATDWGSHVPRSCCQSDCNSPNHVYFEKGCLETLKTFFEENFLFTGISVIVLCIIEVLGMCFAMTLFCHISRSGLGYKL